In Candidatus Neomarinimicrobiota bacterium, the following are encoded in one genomic region:
- a CDS encoding beta-glucuronidase, with the protein MKKFFITIFLLYITFLNNSYGEELIQNILYRNKISLNGQWEILVDLYDIGEHYEGGFYKIREIGERWERREYDFDKSDYLLVPGDWNTQREKLFLYEGSIWYHKDFLYRKKNKKRTFIYFGGANYKTDVWVNGEKVGTHVGGFSPFNFEVTDLLKNGKNDIVVRVNNGRRKDGVPALVTDWFNYGGITRDVYLVELPETFIQDYYLQLKKGKRDVIEGWVKLDGSNCSNSKVRIKIGELKIDKSFITNRNGFVKFELKAKPEMWSPQNPKLYKVVIESNDDRIFDYIGFRTIEVSGYDILLNGKSIFLRGICIHEEAPYNRGRAFSKEDAKVLLEWAKELNCNFVRLAHYPHNENMVRTAEEMGILVWEEIPVYWDIDFGNLNTLENAISQLKEIMSRDKNRANVILWSVANETPITKERMKFLTELIKVIKSNDDIRLVTAALHRFYNGNLMKIEDPLAEHLDVIGVNEYLGWYVGLPSKCDSVMWESPYNKPVIISEFGAGALYGYHGDELTRWSEEYQESVYKHNLEMLSKVDFIRGISPWILKDFRSPRRMLHGIQDFYNRKGIISENGQKKKAFYILKRFYDEIEKEWTD; encoded by the coding sequence ATGAAGAAATTTTTTATAACAATTTTCCTATTATACATAACTTTTCTTAATAATTCATATGGAGAAGAACTCATTCAAAATATTCTCTATAGGAACAAAATATCCCTAAATGGTCAATGGGAAATATTAGTGGATTTGTATGATATTGGTGAGCATTATGAGGGAGGCTTTTATAAAATAAGAGAGATCGGAGAACGGTGGGAAAGACGTGAATATGATTTTGATAAAAGTGATTATTTGCTAGTGCCAGGTGATTGGAATACTCAGAGGGAAAAACTTTTTCTGTATGAGGGTTCGATTTGGTATCACAAAGATTTTTTGTATAGGAAAAAGAATAAGAAGAGAACTTTTATTTATTTTGGTGGAGCAAATTATAAAACTGATGTCTGGGTTAATGGGGAAAAAGTTGGTACTCATGTAGGCGGATTTTCCCCATTTAACTTTGAAGTAACTGATTTATTAAAAAATGGTAAAAATGACATAGTGGTAAGGGTTAATAATGGTAGGAGGAAAGATGGAGTACCTGCTCTTGTTACTGATTGGTTTAATTATGGCGGGATAACCCGCGATGTATATCTTGTAGAATTACCAGAAACATTTATTCAGGATTACTATTTACAATTAAAGAAGGGCAAAAGAGATGTAATAGAGGGATGGGTAAAGTTAGATGGAAGTAATTGTTCTAATAGTAAAGTAAGAATTAAAATAGGTGAATTGAAAATAGATAAATCTTTTATAACCAATAGGAATGGATTTGTGAAGTTTGAATTAAAAGCCAAACCTGAAATGTGGTCACCTCAAAATCCGAAATTGTATAAGGTTGTTATTGAATCAAATGATGATAGGATTTTCGATTATATCGGGTTTAGAACAATTGAGGTTAGTGGGTATGATATTTTACTAAACGGGAAATCAATTTTCTTGAGAGGGATTTGTATTCATGAGGAGGCGCCTTATAACAGGGGCAGGGCTTTTTCGAAAGAAGATGCTAAAGTTCTACTTGAGTGGGCAAAGGAATTGAATTGTAATTTTGTAAGGCTTGCTCATTATCCTCATAATGAAAATATGGTTAGAACAGCGGAAGAGATGGGAATATTAGTCTGGGAAGAGATACCTGTATACTGGGATATAGATTTCGGTAATTTGAACACTCTTGAGAATGCTATAAGTCAGTTAAAGGAGATTATGTCGAGGGACAAAAATAGGGCAAATGTTATTCTCTGGTCTGTAGCAAATGAAACACCTATTACGAAAGAAAGAATGAAATTTTTAACCGAATTGATAAAAGTGATAAAATCAAATGACGATATACGCCTTGTTACGGCTGCTTTACATCGATTTTATAATGGGAATCTTATGAAGATTGAGGATCCCCTTGCAGAGCATCTTGATGTAATCGGTGTTAATGAGTATTTAGGGTGGTATGTTGGATTGCCTTCAAAGTGTGATTCTGTAATGTGGGAATCACCTTATAACAAACCTGTAATCATAAGTGAATTCGGAGCTGGAGCATTGTATGGTTATCATGGTGATGAGTTAACACGATGGTCAGAGGAATATCAGGAAAGTGTTTATAAACATAATCTAGAAATGTTGTCTAAAGTGGATTTTATCAGAGGGATATCTCCATGGATACTGAAGGATTTTCGTTCACCACGAAGAATGTTACATGGCATACAGGATTTTTATAATAGGAAAGGGATTATATCCGAAAATGGACAGAAAAAGAAGGCATTTTATATACTAAAACGGTTTTATGATGAAATTGAAAAGGAATGGACTGATTAG